A single region of the Nocardioides ochotonae genome encodes:
- a CDS encoding sensor histidine kinase, producing MTEWATRAAAPAALAFFALLGVLMTRQSTPVALWSAAGIVAAALALAKWAPSGWRLAAGLVIPIAGLVVLGHEQSSNLSWMGLCVIAAWAALSSALPVALTTLVVLLAGPVGEWAIHPSEPGWGAWVIGTAFTTIACVFARRLRLTVVELNRTRAELAERSRAEERSRIAGEVHDVIGHALTVSLLHIGSARLALDDEPEEARASLVEAERLARQSLEEVRATVGLMRTDDPVRMAPLPDARDITDLVDSFRRAGAAVELKVEGDLSSLGSTRGLAAYRIVQEALTNAARHAAGEPVAVCVIAGKADVTVTVRNGGTPDPAATPGSGLDGMRERAESVGGRLTGGPVPQGWLVEAVLPS from the coding sequence ATGACGGAGTGGGCAACGCGAGCCGCGGCACCTGCCGCGCTCGCGTTCTTCGCGCTCCTGGGAGTGCTGATGACGCGCCAGTCGACCCCGGTGGCGCTGTGGTCGGCCGCGGGCATCGTCGCTGCGGCGCTGGCGCTGGCGAAGTGGGCGCCGTCGGGCTGGCGGCTCGCGGCGGGGTTGGTCATCCCGATCGCGGGGCTGGTGGTGCTCGGTCACGAGCAGTCCTCCAACCTGTCCTGGATGGGGCTGTGCGTCATCGCCGCCTGGGCCGCGCTGTCGTCTGCGTTGCCGGTGGCCCTGACCACGCTCGTCGTACTCCTCGCAGGACCCGTCGGGGAGTGGGCGATCCACCCCTCGGAACCCGGATGGGGTGCCTGGGTCATCGGTACGGCGTTCACGACCATCGCCTGCGTGTTCGCCCGGCGACTGCGACTGACCGTGGTCGAGCTCAACCGCACCCGGGCCGAGCTGGCCGAGCGCAGCAGGGCCGAGGAGCGCAGCCGGATCGCCGGTGAGGTGCACGACGTGATCGGCCACGCCCTGACCGTCTCGCTGCTGCACATCGGCAGCGCCCGGCTCGCACTCGACGACGAGCCCGAGGAAGCGCGCGCCTCCCTGGTCGAGGCGGAGAGGTTGGCCCGACAGAGCCTGGAGGAGGTCCGCGCCACCGTCGGCCTGATGCGCACCGACGACCCCGTCCGGATGGCGCCGCTGCCCGACGCCCGTGACATCACCGACCTCGTGGACTCGTTCCGCCGAGCCGGCGCTGCCGTCGAGCTCAAGGTCGAGGGAGACCTTTCCTCTTTGGGATCCACCCGGGGACTGGCTGCCTACCGGATCGTCCAGGAGGCACTGACCAACGCCGCTCGGCACGCCGCCGGCGAGCCAGTCGCTGTCTGCGTGATCGCCGGCAAGGCAGACGTCACGGTGACGGTGCGCAACGGCGGGACGCCCGACCCCGCGGCCACCCCCGGTTCCGGCCTCGACGGCATGCGCGAGCGCGCCGAAAGCGTCGGTGGCCGACTCACCGGCGGTCCGGTCCCGCAGGGCTGGCTGGTCGAGGCGGTGCTGCCGTCATGA
- a CDS encoding ABC transporter permease, translating to MSTFVPIQPDTAGADPRSTAGPAPKHRSATRRLVTTELRLLSREPFTLTFVLVFPIVSMLIIGGSFGTQPDDAFPVNPSHWYVASYFTVVIGATGLIMLPVHIATYRERGVLRRFAASGFPRWSFALAQLVVGLTAIAISGALLLAVAAPVYGIPSVEDPVRVVAGVVVASVAFASIGVLLGTMLPSARAAQAVGLLLFFPSFLLGVGGPPPAVMSDALREISERLPLSLANQAIREPWLGIGDATVALVAVTVIAVGAMALAARRSAL from the coding sequence ATGAGCACGTTCGTCCCCATCCAGCCGGACACTGCCGGCGCCGATCCGCGCTCCACCGCCGGGCCCGCGCCCAAGCACCGCTCGGCCACCCGCCGACTCGTCACCACCGAGCTCCGGCTGCTCAGCCGCGAGCCGTTCACCCTGACCTTCGTGCTGGTGTTCCCGATCGTCTCCATGCTGATCATCGGCGGCTCGTTCGGGACCCAGCCCGACGACGCCTTCCCGGTGAACCCGTCGCACTGGTACGTCGCTTCCTACTTCACCGTGGTGATCGGGGCGACCGGACTGATCATGCTGCCGGTGCACATCGCCACCTACCGGGAGCGAGGAGTGCTGCGCCGGTTCGCGGCGTCGGGGTTCCCACGGTGGTCGTTCGCGTTGGCCCAGCTCGTGGTCGGCCTCACCGCGATCGCGATCTCGGGTGCGCTCCTGCTGGCCGTCGCCGCACCGGTCTACGGCATCCCGAGCGTCGAGGACCCGGTGCGGGTCGTGGCCGGCGTGGTCGTTGCCTCCGTGGCGTTCGCCAGCATCGGGGTGCTGCTCGGGACGATGCTGCCCTCGGCGCGGGCGGCACAGGCCGTCGGGCTGCTGCTGTTCTTCCCCTCCTTCCTGCTCGGTGTCGGCGGCCCACCGCCGGCGGTGATGTCGGATGCGCTGCGGGAGATCTCCGAGCGGCTGCCGCTGTCGCTGGCCAACCAGGCGATCCGGGAACCGTGGCTCGGGATCGGCGACGCCACGGTCGCCCTGGTGGCCGTCACCGTGATCGCGGTCGGCGCCATGGCCCTGGCGGCACGGCGCAGCGCCCTGTGA
- a CDS encoding ABC transporter ATP-binding protein, which produces MQPTPMRHATEHISGPVVTVRGLTKSYGGRVVVDNLDLHVGAGEIVGLIGANGAGKTTTVECLQGLRTPDSGVIRVLGLDPVKQADRLRLQVGSQLQSSGLPDRLRVTEAVDLFAGPHAQDRDRLLEQFGLGRLRRSPFAGLSGGERQRLFLVLALLNRPRLVILDELTQGLDPAARREVWSAVAQLRDEGTTVMLVTHELDEAEALCERVVAMRQGRVLDQGTPAELVARHAPGVTVRFGLPGAGGSAIRGELDRLPGVHRVSQERDQVAIEGAREAIAHVGAWLVASGHPVPVDLRVDIPDLESALLTLLDQSTDLPETRKVAS; this is translated from the coding sequence ATGCAACCAACACCCATGCGCCACGCCACCGAGCACATCTCTGGGCCGGTCGTCACCGTGCGCGGACTGACCAAGTCGTACGGCGGACGAGTCGTCGTCGACAATCTCGACCTGCACGTGGGGGCTGGTGAGATCGTCGGTCTCATCGGCGCCAACGGTGCTGGCAAGACCACCACCGTCGAGTGCCTGCAGGGCCTGCGGACGCCCGACTCCGGGGTGATCCGGGTCCTCGGCCTGGACCCGGTCAAGCAGGCCGATCGCCTGCGCCTGCAGGTGGGCAGCCAGCTGCAGAGCTCTGGGCTGCCCGACCGGCTGCGGGTCACCGAGGCGGTGGACCTGTTCGCCGGCCCGCACGCCCAGGACCGGGACCGACTGCTCGAGCAGTTCGGCCTCGGGCGGCTGCGTCGCTCCCCGTTCGCGGGGCTGAGCGGGGGAGAGCGGCAGCGGTTGTTCCTCGTGCTGGCGCTGCTCAACCGGCCGCGCCTGGTCATCCTCGACGAGCTCACCCAGGGCCTGGACCCCGCCGCACGGCGTGAGGTGTGGTCCGCCGTTGCGCAGCTGCGTGACGAGGGCACCACCGTCATGCTCGTGACGCACGAGCTCGACGAGGCGGAGGCACTGTGCGAGCGTGTCGTCGCCATGCGGCAGGGGCGGGTGCTCGACCAGGGCACGCCCGCCGAGCTGGTCGCCCGCCACGCCCCTGGAGTCACGGTCCGCTTCGGCCTTCCGGGTGCCGGGGGTTCGGCGATCCGCGGCGAGCTCGATCGACTTCCCGGCGTACACCGGGTGAGCCAGGAGCGCGACCAGGTCGCGATCGAGGGCGCGCGCGAGGCCATCGCCCACGTGGGGGCCTGGCTCGTCGCGAGCGGACACCCCGTGCCGGTCGATCTCCGGGTCGACATCCCCGACCTCGAGTCGGCGCTGCTGACCCTGCTCGACCAGTCCACCGATCTCCCCGAGACCAGGAAGGTCGCATCATGA
- the metH gene encoding methionine synthase has product MTDRAFEPFLRPDATEALTTMLRERILVLDGAMGTAIQRDRPDEAGYRGERFADWPSDLQGNNDLLTLTQPAIIRAIHEEYLAAGADIIETNTFNANAVSLGDYGMEELAYELNYCAARLAREAADAHGTPERPRYVAGALGPTTRTASISPDVNDPGARNVTFDELVEAYLVAGRGLIDGGSDLLFVETIFDTLNAKAAIFALETLFEEYDRRWPVVISGTITDASGRTLTGQTTEAFWASIRHARPLAVGLNCALGATEMRPYIAELSRITDSFVSCYPNAGLPNAFGEYDEAAAETAAVVGEFAEAGFVNLVGGCCGTTPEHIAAIADAVADKTPRVPAQNDAALRLSGLEPFTVRDDTLFVNVGERTNITGSARFRNLIKAGDYDTALSVAAQQVENGAQVIDINMDEGMIDGVAAMNRFTRLIASEPDISRVPVMVDSSKWEVIEAGLKNIQGKAVVNSISLKEGEEPFIAHARLCRKYGAAAVVMAFDEDGQADSLARRIAICQRAYRILVEEVGFPAEDIIFDPNVFAVATGIEEHASYGLDFIEATRWIKKNLPGARVSGGISNVSFSFRGNNPVREAIHAVFLFHAIAAGLDMGIVNAGALVVYDQVDPELRERIEDVVLNRREDAAERLLEIAEVHNKAAVQDEATAEEWRSLPVGERITHALVKGIDAHVEADTEELRAQIAERGGRPIEVIEGPLMQGMDVVGDLFGAGKMFLPQVVKSARVMKKAVAYLIPFIEQEKLDNPALATAKETNGTIVMATVKGDVHDIGKNIVGVVLQCNNFEVIDLGVMVPAQKILDTAREVGADIIGLSGLITPSLDEMVTVAAEMQRLGLEIPLMIGGATTSRAHTAVKIDHKYDGPVVWVKDASRSVPTAASLLHPERRVKLMADVQADYDSLRTRHAAKSDRPQLTYADAVANASPIDWTGYQPPAPRTPGVHVLRDYPIAELREYIDWQPFFNAWEMKGKFPDILNNPTTGETARKLFADANEMLDRIIEEGWLTAHGVYGLFPAASRGDDVEVYADEDRSEVRAVLHQLRQQGKHRDGVPNRSLADYVAPAETGLADHVGGFAVTAGIGLPEKVQEFKDALDDYNAIMVEALADRLAEAFAERLHQRVRTEFWGHVESEQLSNEDLIAEKYTGIRPAPGYPACPDHTEKATLWDLLDVEASTGITLTESMAMWPGASVSGVYYSHPQAQYFVVGRLGRDQIEAYAARKGWSIAEAEKWLSPNLGYDPDD; this is encoded by the coding sequence TTGACCGATCGGGCCTTCGAGCCGTTCCTGCGCCCCGATGCGACGGAGGCGCTCACCACGATGCTGCGCGAGCGCATCTTGGTCCTGGACGGCGCGATGGGTACGGCGATCCAGCGGGACCGCCCCGACGAGGCCGGCTACCGCGGCGAGCGGTTCGCGGACTGGCCGAGCGACCTGCAGGGCAACAACGACCTGCTGACGCTCACCCAGCCGGCGATCATCCGCGCCATCCACGAGGAGTACCTCGCCGCCGGCGCCGACATCATCGAGACCAACACCTTCAACGCCAACGCCGTCTCCCTCGGCGACTACGGCATGGAGGAGCTCGCCTACGAGCTCAACTACTGCGCGGCCCGGCTGGCCCGCGAGGCCGCGGACGCCCACGGCACCCCCGAGCGGCCCCGCTACGTCGCCGGCGCCCTCGGCCCGACCACCCGGACCGCCTCGATCTCCCCGGACGTCAACGACCCGGGCGCCCGCAACGTCACCTTCGACGAGCTGGTCGAGGCCTACCTGGTCGCCGGCCGCGGCCTCATCGACGGCGGCTCCGACCTGCTCTTCGTCGAGACGATCTTCGACACCCTCAACGCCAAGGCCGCGATCTTCGCCCTCGAGACGCTCTTCGAGGAGTACGACCGCCGCTGGCCGGTCGTCATCTCCGGCACCATCACCGACGCCTCCGGACGCACCCTCACGGGGCAGACCACCGAGGCCTTCTGGGCCTCGATCCGGCACGCCCGCCCGCTCGCGGTGGGGCTCAACTGCGCCCTCGGCGCGACCGAGATGCGCCCCTACATCGCCGAGCTCTCCCGGATCACCGACTCCTTCGTCTCCTGCTACCCCAACGCCGGGCTCCCCAACGCCTTCGGCGAGTACGACGAGGCGGCCGCCGAGACCGCCGCGGTGGTGGGCGAGTTCGCCGAGGCCGGCTTCGTGAACCTGGTGGGCGGCTGCTGCGGCACCACCCCCGAGCACATCGCCGCGATCGCGGACGCCGTCGCGGACAAGACCCCGCGGGTGCCCGCGCAGAACGACGCCGCGCTGCGGCTCTCCGGCCTCGAGCCGTTCACGGTCCGCGACGACACCCTGTTCGTCAACGTCGGCGAGCGCACCAACATCACCGGCTCGGCCCGCTTCCGCAACCTGATCAAGGCCGGCGACTACGACACCGCCCTGTCGGTGGCCGCCCAGCAGGTCGAGAACGGCGCGCAGGTCATCGACATCAACATGGACGAGGGGATGATCGACGGCGTCGCGGCCATGAACCGCTTCACCCGTCTGATCGCCAGCGAGCCCGACATCAGCCGGGTCCCGGTCATGGTCGACTCCTCCAAGTGGGAGGTCATCGAGGCCGGCCTGAAGAACATCCAGGGCAAGGCCGTCGTCAACTCCATCTCGCTGAAGGAGGGCGAGGAGCCGTTCATCGCCCACGCCCGGCTGTGCCGCAAGTACGGCGCCGCCGCGGTCGTCATGGCCTTCGACGAGGACGGCCAGGCCGACAGCCTCGCGCGCCGGATCGCGATCTGCCAGCGTGCCTACCGGATCCTGGTCGAGGAGGTCGGCTTCCCGGCCGAGGACATCATCTTCGACCCCAACGTCTTCGCGGTCGCGACCGGCATCGAGGAGCACGCGTCGTACGGCCTGGACTTCATCGAGGCCACCCGCTGGATCAAGAAGAACCTGCCCGGCGCGCGGGTCTCCGGCGGCATCTCCAACGTCAGCTTCAGCTTCCGCGGCAACAACCCGGTGCGCGAGGCGATCCACGCGGTCTTCCTCTTCCACGCGATCGCCGCGGGCCTGGACATGGGCATCGTGAACGCCGGCGCGCTGGTGGTCTACGACCAGGTCGACCCCGAGCTGCGCGAGCGCATCGAGGACGTCGTGCTGAACCGCCGCGAGGACGCCGCCGAGCGGCTCCTGGAGATCGCCGAGGTCCACAACAAGGCGGCCGTCCAGGACGAGGCCACCGCGGAGGAGTGGCGCTCGCTGCCGGTCGGGGAGCGGATCACCCATGCGCTGGTGAAGGGCATCGACGCTCACGTGGAGGCCGACACCGAGGAGCTGCGCGCGCAGATCGCGGAGCGCGGCGGCCGGCCGATCGAGGTCATCGAGGGCCCGCTGATGCAGGGCATGGACGTCGTCGGCGACCTCTTCGGCGCCGGCAAGATGTTCCTGCCGCAGGTGGTGAAGTCCGCCCGGGTGATGAAGAAGGCCGTGGCCTACCTGATTCCCTTCATCGAGCAGGAGAAGCTCGACAACCCCGCCCTGGCCACCGCCAAGGAGACCAACGGCACCATTGTCATGGCCACGGTGAAGGGCGATGTCCACGACATCGGCAAGAACATCGTCGGCGTGGTGCTGCAGTGCAACAACTTCGAGGTCATCGACCTCGGCGTCATGGTGCCGGCCCAGAAGATCCTCGACACCGCCCGCGAGGTCGGGGCCGACATCATCGGCCTGTCCGGGCTGATCACCCCCTCCCTGGACGAGATGGTCACGGTGGCCGCGGAGATGCAGCGCCTCGGGCTGGAGATCCCGCTGATGATCGGCGGCGCCACCACCTCGCGCGCCCACACCGCGGTCAAGATCGACCACAAGTACGACGGCCCGGTGGTGTGGGTCAAGGACGCCTCACGCTCGGTGCCGACCGCCGCCTCGCTGCTGCACCCCGAGCGTCGGGTCAAGCTGATGGCCGACGTGCAGGCCGACTACGACTCGCTGCGCACCCGGCACGCCGCCAAGAGCGACCGCCCGCAGCTGACGTACGCCGACGCGGTCGCCAACGCCTCCCCGATCGACTGGACCGGCTACCAGCCGCCGGCGCCGCGCACCCCCGGCGTCCACGTGCTGCGCGACTACCCGATCGCCGAGCTGCGCGAGTACATCGACTGGCAGCCGTTCTTCAACGCCTGGGAGATGAAGGGCAAGTTCCCCGACATCCTCAACAACCCCACCACCGGGGAGACCGCGCGCAAGCTCTTCGCCGACGCCAACGAGATGCTGGACCGCATCATCGAGGAGGGCTGGCTCACCGCGCACGGCGTCTACGGGCTGTTCCCGGCCGCCTCACGCGGCGACGACGTCGAGGTGTACGCCGACGAGGACCGCTCCGAGGTGCGTGCGGTGCTGCACCAGCTGCGCCAGCAGGGCAAGCACCGCGACGGCGTCCCGAACCGCTCCCTGGCCGACTACGTCGCGCCCGCCGAGACCGGCCTGGCCGACCACGTCGGCGGGTTCGCGGTCACCGCCGGCATCGGGCTGCCCGAGAAGGTCCAGGAGTTCAAGGACGCCCTCGACGACTACAACGCGATCATGGTGGAGGCGCTCGCCGACCGCCTCGCGGAGGCCTTCGCCGAGCGGCTGCACCAGCGGGTGCGCACCGAGTTCTGGGGCCACGTGGAGAGCGAGCAGCTGTCCAACGAGGACCTGATCGCGGAGAAGTACACCGGCATCCGCCCGGCCCCCGGCTACCCCGCCTGCCCCGACCACACCGAGAAGGCCACCCTGTGGGACCTGCTCGACGTCGAGGCAAGCACCGGCATCACGCTCACCGAGTCGATGGCGATGTGGCCCGGCGCCTCGGTCTCCGGCGTCTACTACAGCCACCCCCAGGCCCAGTACTTCGTCGTCGGCCGCCTCGGGCGCGACCAGATCGAGGCGTACGCCGCGCGCAAGGGCTGGAGCATCGCCGAGGCCGAGAAGTGGCTCTCGCCGAACCTCGGCTACGACCCCGACGACTGA
- a CDS encoding PAC2 family protein, whose amino-acid sequence MDSDDLPDLVAPVVIAAFEGWNDAADAASAVVDHLIEVWDARVIGAIDPEEFYDFQVNRPVIGIDADGHRRVSWPTTRIAVASPPDLDRDVILIRGIEPNMRWRQFCAELLAACDDLGGELVITLGALLADAPHTRSIPVTGTATEPELVDRLRLEQSTYEGPTGIVGVFQDACVLLDVPAVSYWAAVPHYVAQPPCPKATLALVRQLEDLLEVSIPLGDLPEDARAWERGVDELAEEDEDIADYVRSLEETRDTTDLPEATGEAIAREFERYLKRRQGGDN is encoded by the coding sequence ATGGACAGCGATGACCTGCCCGACCTCGTCGCCCCGGTGGTGATCGCCGCCTTCGAGGGCTGGAACGACGCCGCCGACGCGGCCTCCGCCGTCGTGGACCACCTGATCGAGGTCTGGGACGCGCGCGTCATCGGGGCGATCGACCCCGAGGAGTTCTACGACTTCCAGGTCAACCGGCCGGTCATCGGCATCGACGCCGACGGCCACCGGCGGGTCAGCTGGCCGACCACCCGGATCGCGGTGGCCTCTCCCCCGGACCTGGACCGCGACGTGATCCTGATCCGCGGCATCGAGCCGAACATGCGCTGGCGCCAGTTCTGCGCCGAGCTGCTGGCCGCCTGCGACGACCTCGGCGGCGAGCTGGTGATCACCCTGGGCGCACTGCTCGCCGACGCCCCGCACACCCGCTCCATCCCCGTCACCGGTACGGCGACCGAGCCCGAGCTGGTCGACCGGCTGCGACTCGAGCAGTCGACCTACGAAGGTCCGACCGGGATCGTCGGGGTCTTCCAGGACGCCTGCGTGCTCCTCGACGTGCCGGCGGTGTCGTACTGGGCGGCGGTGCCGCACTACGTCGCGCAGCCGCCGTGCCCGAAGGCGACGCTCGCGCTGGTGCGCCAGCTGGAGGACCTGCTGGAGGTGAGCATCCCGCTCGGGGACCTGCCCGAGGACGCGCGCGCCTGGGAGCGCGGGGTCGACGAGCTCGCCGAGGAGGACGAGGACATCGCCGACTACGTCCGCTCGCTCGAGGAGACCCGCGACACCACGGACCTGCCCGAGGCGACCGGCGAGGCGATCGCGCGGGAGTTCGAGCGGTACCTCAAGCGTCGCCAGGGCGGCGACAACTGA
- the mshC gene encoding cysteine--1-D-myo-inosityl 2-amino-2-deoxy-alpha-D-glucopyranoside ligase, which produces MRAWSSPEIPTLPVEGPPVILHDTASGGLVTTQPDGAARMYVCGITPYDATHLGHAATYLGFDLLNRAWRNAGHEVSYVQNITDVDDPLLERAQKVNVDWVELAERETELFRQDMTALRVLAPAHYIGAVESIPLVIRLIERLQSAGAIYRVEDDLYMSVTADPTFGQECGLSREEMLRIFPERGGDPERPGKKDPLDCVVWRGERPGEPSWPSPFGPGRPGWHIECTAIALEHLGAEFDVQGGGSDLVFPHHEMCAGHAQVADPEHRFAKVYTHAGMVAYDGEKMSKSRGNLVFVSALRNSDVDPMAIRFALLAHHYRSDWEWTDAELWDAVDTLADWRRALALGAGAPSEPVVREVLAACAADLDAPRALRAVDAWVRATLGTDGLADTSDPDAARAVYNVLDAALGLAL; this is translated from the coding sequence ATGCGCGCCTGGTCCTCCCCGGAGATCCCGACCCTGCCCGTCGAGGGCCCGCCCGTCATCCTCCACGACACCGCCAGCGGCGGTCTGGTGACCACGCAGCCCGACGGTGCGGCCCGGATGTACGTCTGCGGCATCACGCCGTACGACGCCACCCACCTGGGCCATGCGGCGACCTACCTGGGCTTCGACCTGCTGAACCGGGCCTGGCGCAACGCCGGGCACGAGGTGAGCTACGTCCAGAACATCACCGACGTCGACGACCCGCTGCTCGAGCGGGCCCAGAAGGTCAACGTCGACTGGGTCGAGCTCGCCGAGCGCGAGACCGAGCTGTTCCGCCAGGACATGACCGCGCTGCGGGTGCTCGCGCCCGCGCACTACATCGGCGCGGTCGAGTCGATCCCGCTGGTGATCCGCCTGATCGAGCGGCTCCAGTCGGCCGGCGCGATCTACCGCGTCGAGGACGACCTCTACATGTCGGTGACCGCCGACCCGACGTTCGGCCAGGAGTGCGGCCTCTCCCGCGAGGAGATGCTGCGGATCTTCCCCGAGCGCGGCGGCGACCCCGAGCGCCCCGGCAAGAAGGACCCGCTCGACTGCGTGGTGTGGCGCGGCGAGCGTCCCGGCGAGCCGTCCTGGCCCAGCCCGTTCGGCCCCGGCCGGCCCGGCTGGCACATCGAGTGCACCGCGATCGCGCTGGAGCACCTCGGTGCGGAGTTCGACGTCCAGGGTGGCGGCAGCGACCTGGTCTTCCCCCACCACGAGATGTGTGCGGGCCACGCCCAGGTCGCCGACCCCGAGCACCGCTTCGCGAAGGTCTACACCCACGCCGGCATGGTCGCCTACGACGGCGAGAAGATGTCGAAGTCGCGCGGCAACCTGGTCTTCGTCTCCGCGCTGCGCAACAGCGACGTGGACCCGATGGCCATCCGCTTCGCGCTGCTCGCCCATCACTACCGCAGCGACTGGGAGTGGACCGACGCCGAGCTGTGGGACGCCGTGGACACCCTGGCCGACTGGCGCCGCGCCCTGGCCCTCGGCGCCGGCGCGCCGTCCGAGCCGGTCGTGCGCGAGGTCCTCGCCGCCTGCGCGGCCGACCTCGACGCCCCGCGTGCGCTGCGCGCCGTCGACGCCTGGGTGCGCGCGACGCTGGGCACCGACGGCCTCGCCGACACCAGCGACCCGGACGCCGCCCGCGCGGTCTACAACGTCCTCGACGCCGCCCTCGGCCTGGCGCTCTGA
- a CDS encoding SCO1664 family protein, with translation MTALPDLLTGELVLHGRIMPASNATFLGAVGEHRVVYKPISGERPLWDFPGAVLAHRELAAYLVSEELGWNVVPRTWLRDGPHGPGMVQTWEEPDEDQEPVTLVPAGSVPPGFRHVFDGIDGLDQPVSLVHEDSAALRRMAVLDVVINNADRKGGHVLAMPDGHRYGVDHGIAFHHEPKLRTVLWGWTGEPLTDDELDAVRRLGAAVHGELGDALAPLLSDLEIEVLAQRCRRLASAGVMPAPRGDSPAIPWPPF, from the coding sequence ATGACGGCACTGCCCGACCTGCTCACCGGCGAGCTGGTGCTGCACGGCCGGATCATGCCGGCCTCCAACGCGACCTTCCTGGGCGCGGTGGGCGAGCACCGCGTGGTCTACAAGCCGATCTCGGGGGAGCGGCCGCTGTGGGACTTCCCCGGCGCCGTGCTGGCGCACCGCGAGCTCGCGGCGTACCTCGTCTCCGAGGAGCTGGGCTGGAACGTCGTCCCGCGCACCTGGCTGCGCGACGGCCCGCACGGCCCCGGGATGGTGCAGACCTGGGAGGAGCCGGACGAGGACCAGGAGCCGGTCACCCTGGTGCCCGCCGGCTCGGTGCCGCCCGGGTTCCGCCACGTCTTCGACGGCATCGACGGCCTCGACCAGCCGGTCTCCCTGGTCCACGAGGACTCCGCCGCGCTGCGCCGGATGGCGGTGCTCGACGTGGTGATCAACAACGCCGACCGCAAGGGCGGCCACGTGCTCGCGATGCCGGACGGGCACCGCTACGGCGTCGACCACGGCATCGCCTTCCACCACGAGCCCAAGCTGCGCACCGTGCTGTGGGGCTGGACCGGCGAGCCGCTGACCGATGACGAGCTCGACGCCGTACGCCGCCTGGGCGCGGCCGTGCACGGCGAGCTCGGGGACGCGCTGGCGCCGCTGCTGAGCGACCTCGAGATCGAGGTGCTGGCCCAGCGCTGCCGCCGGCTGGCGTCGGCGGGGGTGATGCCCGCCCCGCGCGGGGACTCCCCGGCCATCCCGTGGCCGCCGTTCTGA
- a CDS encoding DUF3090 domain-containing protein, producing the protein MPLVHSFDPPERFVTGTVGAPGSRTFFLQARSGARIVSVAVEKQQVAALAERVDELLDEVMASEPSSTVVPAVAPFDLVDSEPLDQPIEEEFRAGTMTLSWDPRDERVVIEVFPFSEAAVVAPDQLEESIVEPEPEEVLLVRLSPGYARAFVQRSGQVLEAGRPACPFCGNPIDVDGHLCVRANGFKRRDP; encoded by the coding sequence ATGCCTCTCGTCCACTCCTTCGACCCGCCGGAGCGCTTCGTCACCGGCACCGTCGGCGCGCCCGGCTCCCGCACCTTCTTCCTCCAGGCGCGCAGCGGAGCCCGGATCGTCTCGGTGGCCGTGGAGAAGCAGCAGGTCGCCGCGCTCGCCGAGCGGGTCGACGAGCTCCTCGACGAGGTGATGGCCAGCGAGCCCAGCAGCACCGTGGTCCCCGCGGTCGCACCGTTCGACCTCGTCGACAGCGAGCCGCTCGACCAGCCGATCGAGGAGGAGTTCCGCGCCGGCACCATGACCCTGTCGTGGGACCCCCGCGACGAGCGGGTCGTGATCGAGGTGTTCCCGTTCAGCGAGGCCGCGGTGGTCGCCCCCGACCAGCTCGAGGAGAGCATCGTGGAGCCCGAGCCGGAGGAGGTGCTCCTGGTCAGGCTCTCGCCCGGCTACGCCCGCGCCTTCGTGCAGCGCAGCGGCCAGGTCCTCGAGGCCGGTCGTCCCGCCTGCCCGTTCTGCGGCAACCCCATCGACGTCGACGGCCACCTGTGCGTGCGCGCCAACGGCTTCAAGCGGCGCGACCCGTGA